In one Carassius carassius chromosome 12, fCarCar2.1, whole genome shotgun sequence genomic region, the following are encoded:
- the LOC132154111 gene encoding bone morphogenetic protein 2-like, with translation MLRAGIWICVMGLSICRPSVNQLDTESEEVRSEAIRRLLEVFGMEDPPAALARGHKQPPQYMLDLYNTIADVDGVTKDPTLLEGNTVRSFFNKLHSDQIEFLFNLSTVAKSEKILTAELHLFKLRPQASLTFNRHHFCQVSVYQVLDSSKKNVSQGKKLLSSRLVPIHSSGWEVFTITQAVRSWMSDEGSQLGLLVSVRTLAGLQMDLKTVRFSSGRNQHHSKQPMLVLFTDDGRRAASLEITPKGSDDSPVGPSLPFPSLPLSAAARRSARSLDYDESGEKMPCQRLPLYVDFEEIGWSGWIVSPRGYNAYHCKGSCPFPLGQNMRPTNHATVQSIINALKLTKGIETPCCVPDKLFSINLLYFDDDENVVLKQYDDMVAGSCGCH, from the exons ATGTTGCGCGCAGGGATCTGGATCTGTGTGATGGGACTCTCCATCTGTAGACCGTCTGTGAATCAGCTGGACACTGAGTCTGAAGAAGTGCGCTCGGAGGCCATCAGGAGGCTCCTGGAGGTGTTTGGGATGGAGGATCCTCCTGCTGCTCTGGCTCGGGGACACAAACAGCCTCCTCAATACATGCTGGACCTGTACAACACCATCGCGGATGTGGACGGAGTCACCAAAGACCCGACGCTCCTGGAGGGAAACACCGTCCGGAGTTTCTTCAATAAAC TGCATAGTGACCAAATCGAGTTCCTCTTCAACCTGTCCACGGTGGCCAAGAGTGAGAAGATCCTCACGGCCGAGCTTCATCTGTTCAAGCTCAGACCTCAAGCGTCGCTCACGTTCAACAGACATCACTTCTGTCAG GTCAGTGTCTATCAGGTTCTCGATAGCAGCAAGAAGAACGTCTCACAAGGGAAGAAGCTGCTCTCGTCCAGACTGGTGCCCATCCACTCCAGCGGCTGGGAGGTGTTCACCATCACTCAAGCT GTGCGCTCCTGGATGTCAGATGAGGGCAGTCAGCTGGGGCTCCTGGTCTCAGTCAGGACTTTAGCAGGTCTTCAGATGGACCTGAAAACCGTGCGTTTTTCATCGGGTCGAAACCAGCATCACAGCAAACAGCCCATGCTGGTCCTCTTCACCGACGACGGCAGACGGGCCGCTTCTCTGGAGATCACCCCTAAAG GTTCAGATGATTCTCCAGTTGGCCCCAGTCTCCCGtttcccagcctccctctctcaGCTGCGGCTCGTCGTAGCGCTCGCTCCTTAGACTATGATGAGAGCGGGGAGAAGATGCCGTGTCAGCGTCTGCCTCTCTATGTGGACTTCGAGGAGATCGGCTGGTCCGGCTGGATCGTGTCTCCGCGCGGATACAACGCTTACCACTGCAAAGGCTCCTGTCCGTTTCCTCTGGGTCAGAACATGAGGCCCACCAACCACGCCACGGTCCAGTCCATCATCAACGCCCTCAAACTGACCAAAGGCATCGAGACGCCCTGCTGCGTGCCGGACAAGCTCTTCAGCATTAACCTGCTGTACTTTGACGACGATGAGAACGTGGTGCTGAAGCAGTATGATGACATGGTGGCCGGCAGCTGCGGCTGTCACTGA